TAAATAAATGTGAGGGCGAATGTACGAAGGCGATTTGCAATGAGTACCAATCACTCATTGGGTACTCATGTATCTGGCTGTCATATCGCGGCCTGACATTGCGCACATCATTGCTAAGTTGGCACAGTTTAACTCTCATGCGCATCAGGAACATTTTGGTGCCGCAAAGCATGTGCTGAGATACTTGAAAGGGTGTCCAAAAGGTATGATCACTTTTTCTCCTCATCAGGATTTGATATGTTTTACAGATGCAGACTGGGGTTCTGACGGTACAAACCGCAAATCATACAGTGGCTCTGTATTATTATTGGCTGGCGGAGCTGTCGCCTGGGAATCCAAAAAACAGCAAGTGGCCGCTCTAAGCTTGATGGAGGCGGAGTATATTGTCATGTGCCAAGGGGCAAAAGAGATCGCTTTTCATCGAAGCTTGCTTCACGAATTGGGTTTTGGCAATCTGGTGTCTGGACCGACAACGATCCTGTGCGATAACCAGGGAGCACAATTTCTGGTCACCAATCCGACGACACACAAACGTAGTAAACACATTGACTCACGATTTCACTACGTGCGTGAACAATACTTGAAGGACGATATTGCACTGGAGTATGTACCCTCGTCGGAGAATGCAGCGGATATACTAACAAAACCTTTGACTAAAGAGAAGCATATTAATTGTTATAAATTGTTAAATATGAGTTTCAATTGAGTTTctcgatatatgtatgtatgaatgaatttaatatttttcccttgGTATTTGAAGTTTATTTTGGAAATGTAATATGTTCGAATTGTGGCGGAGATTGTTGGAGCCTAGTTGCAATTCAACCATGTACAGTTTGTAAAAGTACGAAAAGATATCAACCTTGTTTTAACTtctctacttcttcttctagtATTA
The Anastrepha ludens isolate Willacy chromosome X, idAnaLude1.1, whole genome shotgun sequence DNA segment above includes these coding regions:
- the LOC128870030 gene encoding uncharacterized protein LOC128870030 is translated as MYLAVISRPDIAHIIAKLAQFNSHAHQEHFGAAKHVLRYLKGCPKGMITFSPHQDLICFTDADWGSDGTNRKSYSGSVLLLAGGAVAWESKKQQVAALSLMEAEYIVMCQGAKEIAFHRSLLHELGFGNLVSGPTTILCDNQGAQFLVTNPTTHKRSKHIDSRFHYVREQYLKDDIALEYVPSSENAADILTKPLTKEKHINCYKLLNMSFN